One Scomber japonicus isolate fScoJap1 chromosome 1, fScoJap1.pri, whole genome shotgun sequence DNA window includes the following coding sequences:
- the LOC128354976 gene encoding very-long-chain (3R)-3-hydroxyacyl-CoA dehydratase-like: MQVLTPQVYWAQRHGEIYLRVELSDAKNLDINLEDKTLQFRAQGHGAKGDNEYMFSLEFLEAVRPEINHKSTQRQVDIKVRKQEERWWDRLTLQEKKPLFLAPDFDRWLDESDAEMELQAKEEEKINKITVESRVRKDPYLGLKKGYLFMYNLVQFLGFSWIFVNMTVRLFILGQDSFYDTFHTTADMMYFCQMMAVIEVVNPLLGLVKTGFFPAMIQVAGRNVILFVIFGSLEDMQNKSVVFFVFYLWSTIEIFRYPFYMLACIGTEWKLLTWMRYSIWIPLYPLGVIAEAVAVIQSLPIFDETRLFSIPLPAMLGHSLSFSYTLQIYLVLMFLGLFINFRHLYKQRRRRYRSRKRKVQ; encoded by the exons AATCTGGACATCAACTTGGAAGACAAAACACTTCAGTTCAGAG CACAGGGCCACGGAGCTAAAGGAGATAATGAATACATGTTCAGTCTGGAGTTCCTGGAAGCTGTCAGACCTGAG ATCAACCATAAATCCACGCAGCGTCAGGTGGACATTAAAGTGAGGAAGCAGGAGGAGCGCTGGTGGGACCGGCTCACACTGCAGGAGAAGAAGCCTCTGTTTCTGGCTCCCGACTTCGACCGCTGGCTGGACGAGTCTGACGCTGAGATGGAGCTTCAGGCcaag gaggaagaaaagataaaCAAGATCACTGTGGAGTCGAGAGTCCGTAAAGACC CCTACCTCGGACTGAAGAAAGGCTACCTGTTTATGTACAACCTGGTGCAGTTCTTGGGATTCTCCTGGATCTTTGTCAACATGACCGTTCGACTCTTCATTCTTGGTCAAG ATTCGTTCTACGATACCTTCCACACCACGGCTGATATGATGTATTTCTGTCAGATGATGGCCGTGATCGAGGTGGTTAATCCCTTGTTGGGTCTGGTGAAGACGGGCTTTTTCCCCGCTATGATACAG GTTGCGGGGAGGAACGTCATCCTCTTCGTCATCTTCGGCAGTTTGGAGGATATGCAGAACAAATCCGtcgtcttcttcgtcttctACCTGTGGAGCACCATCGAGATCTTCAG GTATCCTTTCTACATGCTGGCCTGCATCGGCACAGAGTGGAAGCTCTTGACGTGGATGAGGTACAGCATCTGGATCCCTCTGTACCCGCTGGGGGTTATAGCTGAAG CGGTGGCGGTGATCCAGTCCCTGCCTATCTTTGATGAGACCCGTCTGTTCAGCATCCCTCTCCCCGCGATGCTCGGACACTCGTTAAGCTTCTCGTACACTCTACAGATCTACCTGGTCCTCATGTTCCTCG gACTTTTCATCAACTTCCGACACCTGTACAAGCAGAGGAGGAGACGTTACCGCTCCAGGAAAAGGAAAGTCCAGTAA